Proteins encoded in a region of the Halioglobus maricola genome:
- a CDS encoding UDP-glucuronic acid decarboxylase family protein, producing the protein MCRRLLAEGNEVICVDNFYTGTKDNILDLLANPYFELLRHDVTFPLYIEVDEIYNLACPASPVHYQYDPVQTTKTSVHGAINMLGLAKRNNAKILQASTSEVYGDPQVHPQAEGYWGHVNPIGIRSCYDEGKRCAETLFFDYHRQHKLQIKVARIFNTYGPNMHPNDGRVVSNFIMQSLRSDPITIFGDGTQTRSFCYVDDLVGGLIALMSTGEDITGPINLGNPNEFTMLALAEKIVTLTGSKSELVFKPLPQDDPVQRQPDISVARRDLNWEPLVQLEEGLSKAIPYFKSLAG; encoded by the coding sequence TTGTGTCGCCGCCTGCTCGCCGAAGGCAATGAAGTGATCTGCGTCGATAATTTCTATACAGGAACAAAGGACAATATCCTGGACCTGTTGGCGAACCCATACTTCGAGCTTTTGCGCCACGACGTAACGTTTCCTCTCTACATAGAAGTGGACGAGATTTACAATCTTGCGTGCCCCGCTTCTCCCGTTCATTATCAATACGATCCTGTCCAAACCACCAAAACCAGTGTGCATGGCGCGATCAATATGCTGGGGTTGGCGAAAAGAAATAACGCCAAGATATTGCAGGCATCCACCAGTGAAGTCTATGGCGACCCTCAGGTACACCCGCAGGCAGAGGGTTATTGGGGGCACGTGAATCCTATCGGTATTCGGTCTTGTTACGACGAAGGAAAGCGCTGCGCCGAGACGTTGTTTTTTGATTACCATCGACAGCACAAACTGCAGATCAAAGTGGCACGTATCTTCAACACCTATGGCCCGAATATGCATCCGAATGACGGGCGGGTTGTGTCGAACTTTATTATGCAATCATTGCGCAGTGATCCGATCACAATCTTTGGCGATGGCACTCAAACTCGGTCCTTCTGCTATGTTGATGACTTGGTGGGAGGACTGATAGCGCTGATGAGCACCGGGGAAGACATTACCGGCCCTATAAATCTCGGTAATCCCAACGAATTTACAATGCTTGCGCTCGCCGAGAAGATTGTTACCTTAACGGGCTCTAAATCCGAGCTGGTTTTCAAGCCCTTACCCCAGGACGATCCGGTACAGCGACAACCGGACATTAGCGTTGCCAGACGGGATCTAAACTGGGAGCCGCTTGTCCAGTTGGAAGAGGGATTGAGTAAGGCTATCCCCTACTTCAAGAGCCTGGCTGGCTAG
- a CDS encoding methylamine utilization protein — MGLSQLIRKQVLLALTVGLVCSAALADLSVALRSDNSDGPISLPGAVISAVPLDSQLSEGVTAPPRDMAQENRQFRPYILATQVGAPVHFPNRDPIAHHVYSFSQTKTFELPLYREDTPEPIIFNEPGVVPLGCNIHDWMLGYIVVVDTPFYTQMTGAEAVLKNLPPGEYEIAVWHPSLHPEETLGKIVTVTGKDQLETLVLHFKRRKVSQPEAPEPRLDEWDDY, encoded by the coding sequence ATGGGTTTGTCTCAACTAATAAGAAAACAGGTACTGTTGGCGCTGACGGTGGGCCTGGTGTGCAGCGCGGCCCTGGCCGATCTTTCCGTTGCCTTGCGTTCTGATAATTCAGACGGCCCCATCAGCCTGCCCGGTGCCGTGATTTCTGCCGTACCTCTTGATAGCCAACTCAGCGAGGGTGTCACTGCCCCACCGCGGGACATGGCACAGGAAAATCGGCAGTTCAGGCCCTATATACTGGCCACCCAGGTGGGTGCACCTGTCCACTTCCCCAATCGCGACCCTATCGCACACCACGTCTACTCGTTCTCGCAAACCAAGACCTTTGAATTGCCTCTTTATCGTGAAGATACGCCCGAGCCCATTATATTCAATGAGCCAGGAGTTGTGCCGCTGGGCTGCAATATCCACGACTGGATGCTCGGCTACATCGTCGTCGTGGACACACCGTTCTATACCCAAATGACAGGTGCCGAAGCCGTACTCAAAAACCTGCCGCCGGGAGAATACGAGATCGCCGTCTGGCACCCGTCACTGCATCCTGAAGAGACGCTTGGCAAGATAGTCACAGTTACCGGAAAGGATCAGCTTGAGACTCTCGTCCTTCACTTCAAAAGGAGAAAAGTGTCACAACCAGAGGCGCCTGAACCTCGGCTGGATGAGTGGGATGATTACTGA
- a CDS encoding EAL domain-containing protein, which yields MKLHSRIFLLLMSLLLGLAIASMGFLYSSARENVELETEQRLVTAQRSFTDSLQNQQTFLSQNVVTVARDWGLRQAVGQRDTETMESVLANHSRRIGADVALFVDSQGTMLASTDLDIDHLPDELWSFLNNENEQRLGLAKLAGRYYQLVFVEVMAPLSMGWIGMGFVVDDALAMHHSQVTGVDISFMETAESGFAFVGSSLNADQKKAINDKGVITQGIWQVSSPGWEDLALYSELGNHAAGLGVLLQSSLNEPLARFQSWWMSLLSIYLAITLLALGLAYVFARGITRPLHTLMKAAGDIARGDYSTPLDSKRRDEIGFLSRSFAHMQGAISERENEIQYQAHHDSITDALNRAGFIHRLQDEIKVADEKGTHLIVACCGLNHFKDINDSLGHNWGDKLLAIITERLEQRFNKHCIANLNSSEFAVLISTDRVTNAYHLAEQIHQCFANEFNIRGIALSVSSTIGIAAYPENAPDAQGLLRLASVAANEAKQRHLTTMVYDPALDQNSIKRLTLMSELPSAVRNGDLELYYQPQVSALAEQRTVHGVECLVRWKHADLGFVPPDEFIGLAEKTGYIVELTEWVLTQALAQFAIWRKQKYHLTLSVNISALDIQREGFEELLLNLLQSHQIPAEMLTLEITESAAMRDPEASIAQLKKLHKLGVRLAIDDYGAGYSSLAYLKKMPVHELKIDKSFVTELDRDKDDETIVRSTIELGHNMGLAVVAEGVEDARVAWELERLGCDILQGYYVSKPLPVASLNQWLQENSRQVPSVTRIVDKVLKT from the coding sequence ATGAAGCTACACAGTCGAATATTCCTGTTACTCATGTCCCTGCTGCTGGGTCTGGCGATCGCGAGCATGGGCTTCCTGTACAGTTCGGCGCGAGAAAATGTCGAGCTGGAGACTGAACAGCGCCTGGTCACGGCGCAACGCTCGTTCACGGACTCCCTGCAAAACCAGCAGACTTTTTTAAGCCAGAACGTAGTGACGGTTGCCCGTGACTGGGGCTTGCGCCAGGCCGTAGGTCAGCGCGATACCGAGACCATGGAGAGCGTACTGGCAAACCACAGTCGACGCATAGGCGCTGACGTCGCGCTTTTTGTCGATAGCCAGGGGACGATGCTGGCGAGCACCGATCTCGACATTGACCATCTACCTGATGAACTCTGGTCATTCCTGAACAACGAGAACGAACAGCGACTCGGGTTGGCGAAACTCGCAGGCAGGTATTATCAGCTGGTTTTCGTCGAAGTTATGGCACCGCTATCCATGGGCTGGATCGGCATGGGGTTCGTGGTCGACGACGCACTTGCCATGCATCACAGTCAGGTGACAGGCGTGGACATCAGCTTTATGGAGACAGCCGAATCCGGTTTCGCATTTGTTGGCAGTTCACTCAATGCTGACCAAAAAAAGGCAATTAACGATAAAGGCGTCATTACTCAGGGCATCTGGCAAGTCAGCTCGCCGGGGTGGGAAGACCTGGCCCTCTACAGCGAGCTCGGCAATCACGCCGCCGGCCTGGGTGTGCTACTACAGAGTTCGCTGAACGAACCCCTCGCCCGCTTCCAGTCCTGGTGGATGAGCCTCCTAAGCATCTACCTGGCGATTACCCTTCTCGCACTTGGTCTTGCCTATGTTTTCGCGCGTGGCATCACGCGCCCGTTACACACCCTGATGAAGGCCGCGGGCGACATCGCGCGAGGCGACTATTCAACGCCACTGGACAGTAAGCGTCGTGATGAAATCGGGTTCCTTTCACGCTCCTTTGCCCACATGCAGGGCGCAATCTCCGAACGTGAGAACGAAATTCAGTACCAAGCACACCATGACAGTATCACTGACGCCTTGAATCGTGCAGGTTTCATTCACCGGCTACAGGACGAAATCAAGGTGGCCGATGAAAAAGGAACGCACCTGATCGTAGCTTGCTGTGGCCTCAATCACTTCAAAGATATCAACGATTCACTGGGGCACAATTGGGGCGACAAACTACTGGCAATCATCACGGAGCGCCTGGAGCAGCGATTTAACAAGCACTGTATCGCCAACCTCAATTCCAGTGAATTCGCCGTACTCATAAGTACCGATCGCGTAACCAACGCCTATCACTTGGCCGAGCAAATTCACCAGTGTTTCGCCAATGAATTCAATATTCGCGGTATTGCGCTGTCTGTCTCTTCAACCATAGGCATTGCGGCATATCCAGAGAATGCTCCAGACGCACAAGGTCTGCTTCGGCTCGCGAGCGTAGCTGCAAACGAGGCGAAGCAAAGGCACCTGACCACTATGGTCTACGACCCTGCCCTGGACCAAAACAGTATCAAGCGCCTGACCCTTATGAGCGAACTGCCGAGTGCTGTCAGAAATGGCGACCTGGAGCTGTACTACCAGCCACAGGTTTCAGCACTAGCCGAACAGAGAACTGTACACGGTGTAGAGTGCCTGGTGCGCTGGAAGCATGCTGATTTAGGCTTCGTCCCCCCGGATGAGTTTATCGGGCTGGCCGAAAAAACAGGCTATATTGTGGAATTGACTGAATGGGTGCTGACGCAAGCGCTTGCCCAGTTTGCCATCTGGCGCAAACAAAAATACCACCTGACCCTATCGGTAAACATCTCCGCCCTTGATATTCAGCGCGAGGGTTTCGAGGAACTGCTGCTCAACTTACTTCAATCTCACCAGATACCGGCCGAGATGCTAACGCTCGAGATCACGGAGAGCGCAGCGATGCGCGATCCCGAAGCCTCTATCGCTCAACTGAAAAAGTTACACAAACTGGGCGTAAGGCTGGCCATCGACGACTATGGCGCCGGGTACTCTTCGCTTGCATACCTGAAGAAAATGCCTGTTCACGAACTGAAGATCGATAAAAGTTTCGTAACCGAGTTGGATCGCGACAAAGACGACGAGACTATCGTGCGCTCGACCATTGAGCTTGGGCACAACATGGGCTTAGCTGTTGTCGCAGAGGGTGTTGAAGACGCTCGAGTGGCATGGGAACTGGAGCGACTGGGCTGCGATATCTTGCAAGGTTACTACGTGTCCAAGCCACTCCCGGTGGCCAGCCTTAACCAATGGCTACAGGAGAATTCCCGACAAGTGCCTTCTGTGACACGCATCGTCGACAAGGTGCTCAAGACTTAG